A section of the Oncorhynchus gorbuscha isolate QuinsamMale2020 ecotype Even-year linkage group LG04, OgorEven_v1.0, whole genome shotgun sequence genome encodes:
- the LOC124032966 gene encoding cyclic nucleotide-gated cation channel beta-1-like has translation MAFFEFSDRLEAVMKKAYIYRLLYSLHINACLFYWGSDYEGLGSTKWVYDGRGNSYIRCYYFAVKTVITIGGLPDPTNVFEITFQLVNYFVGVFAFSIRMGQMRDVAGAATAGQNYYRACMDNTIKYMTSYHIPKEVQNRVKTWHDYTWKIQGMLEEQELLIQLPDKMRVDMAVDVHYYIVNKVALFQGCDRQMIFDMLMRLESVAYLPGDFVCKKCGQGEIGKEMYIIKQGAVQVVGGPDLKTVFVTIRAGSVFGEIRKMLTKNKKPEEKAEVKETAEIIPDRPETPKLLKAALVVTEQAGIKGTFAKLKEGYKPTETESSGLHIPPPSPMVYRRSPIPPTHLRVEDDENVVSRDDRQHDAHPHDMPSQKRGAPVH, from the exons ATGGCTTTCTTTGAGTTCAGCGACCGTTTGGAAGCAGTCATGAAGAAAGCCTACATCTACAG ATTGTTGTATTCTCTCCACATCAACGCCTGTCTGTTCTATTGGGGTTCTGACTATGAGGGGCTGGGGTCCACTAAGTGGGTCTACGACGGCAGAGGGAACAG TTATATCCGGTGTTACTACTTTGCTGTAAAGACCGTGATCACAATCGGTGGTCTCCCGGACCCCACCAACGTGTTCGAGATCACATTCCAGCTCGTCAACTACTTTGTTGGTGTCTTTGCTTTCTCCATCAGGATGGGTCAG ATGAGAGATGTGGCGGGGGCTGCCACAGCAGGACAGAACTACTACCGGGCCTGCATGGACAACACCATCAAGTACATGACCTCCTACCACATCCCCAAAGAGGTCCAGAACCGAGTGAAGACCTGGCACGACTACACCTGGAAGATACAGGGCATGCTGG aggAGCAGGAGCTGTTGATCCAGCTGCCAGATAAGATGAGGGTGGACATGGCTGTGGATGTTCACTACTACATTGTCAATAAAGTGGCCCTGTTTCAG gGCTGTGACAGACAGATGATATTTGACATGTTGATGAGGCTCGAGTCTGTGGCATACCTGCCTGGGGACTTTGTCTGTAAAAAG TGTGGGCAGGGTGAGATCGGCAAGGAGATGTATATCATCAAGCAGGGGGCGGTTCAGGTGGTGGGAGGACCTGATTTGAAAACTGTGTTTGTAACAATCAGGGCCGGCTCTGTGTTTGGAGAAATCAG gAAAATGCTGACTAAGAATAAGAAGCCAGAGGAAAAGGCAGAGGTGAAGGAGACTGCCGAGATTATCCCAGACAGGCCAGAGACCCCCAAGCTGTTGAAAGCAGCCCTGGTGGTTACAGAGCAGGCAGGCATTAAGGGCACCTTTGCCAAGCTGAAAGAGGGCTACAAACCTACTGAGACTGAG TCCTCTGGACTCCACATACCTCCTCCCTCCCCGATGGTGTACCGTCGCTCCCCCATCCCCCCTACACATCTTCGCGTCGAGGATGACGAAAATGTGGTTTCCCGAGACGACCGACAGCATGATGCTCATCCTCATGACATGCCGTCACAAAAGCGAGGAGCTCCTGTCCATTAA